A genomic region of Saccopteryx bilineata isolate mSacBil1 chromosome 1, mSacBil1_pri_phased_curated, whole genome shotgun sequence contains the following coding sequences:
- the SRP9 gene encoding signal recognition particle 9 kDa protein has product MPQYQTWEEFSRAAEKLYLADPMKARVVLKYRHSDGSLCIKVTDDLVCLVYRTDQAQDVKKIEKFHSQLMRLMVAKESRSVAMETD; this is encoded by the exons ATGCCGCAGTACCAGACTTGGGAGGAGTTCAGTCGTGCGGCGGAGAAGCTCTACCTCGCCGACCCTATGAAG GCACGTGTGGTTCTCAAATATAGGCATTCTGATGGGAGTTTGTGTATTAAAGTAACAGATGATTTAGTT TGTTTGGTGTATAGAACAGACCAAGCTCAAGATGTAAAAAAGATTGAGAAATTCCACAGTCAACTGATGCGACTTATGGTAGCCAAGGAATCCCGCAGTGTTGCCATGGAAACGGACTGA